A portion of the Glycine max cultivar Williams 82 chromosome 10, Glycine_max_v4.0, whole genome shotgun sequence genome contains these proteins:
- the LOC100815700 gene encoding PRA1 family protein F4: MSFINPSPSSTSRAIAPSGFATRRPWEEFFALHSFTRPYTLGEASLRVKRNLGHFRVNYAMAVLLVVFLSLLWHPISLIVFLAVFTAWFFLYFFRDGPVVVLRHELDDRLVLAALTAVTVAALVLTGVWLNVVVALLVAAAAVAVHAALRSTDDLYVEELEVSDGGLVSVVGGSPTKRTGSTRI, from the coding sequence ATGTCGTTCATTAACCCTTCACCCTCTTCCACCTCACGTGCAATCGCTCCCTCCGGCTTCGCCACGCGCCGGCCATGGGAGGAGTTCTTCGCGCTCCACTCGTTCACGCGCCCCTACACCCTCGGCGAGGCCTCGCTCCGCGTGAAGCGCAACCTCGGCCACTTCCGCGTGAACTACGCCATGGCCGTGCTCCTCGTCGTGTTCCTCAGCCTCCTCTGGCACCCTATCTCCCTCATCGTGTTCCTCGCCGTCTTCACCGCGTGGTTCTTCCTCTACTTCTTCCGCGACGGCCCCGTCGTCGTGCTCCGCCACGAGCTCGACGACCGCCTCGTCCTCGCGGCGCTCACCGCCGTCACCGTTGCGGCCCTCGTCCTCACCGGCGTCTGGCTCAACGTGGTGGTGGCGCTGCTCGTcgcagcggcggcggtggctgTGCATGCGGCGCTTCGGAGCACCGACGATTTGTACGTGGAGGAATTGGAAGTTTCCGATGGAGGTTTGGTTTCGGTTGTTGGTGGTAGCCCTACGAAACGAACAGGGTCCACTAGAATATAG
- the LOC100816235 gene encoding GABA transporter 1: protein MEESGKGTWKHAAFHVATTIATPAAYAPLPFALASLGWPLGVTSLVSATLVTWYSSFLIASLWKWNGEKHLTYRHLAHSIFGFWGYWSIAFFQQVASLGNNIAIQIAAGSSLKAVYKHYHENGTLTLQHFIIFFGIFELLLSQLPDIHSLRWVNALCTFSTIGFAGTTIGVTIYNGKKIDRSSVTYSLQGSSASKSFKAFNALGTIAFSFGDAMLPEIQNTLREPAKRNMYKSISAAYTVIVLTYWQLAFSGYWAFGSEVQPYILASLSIPEWTVVMANLFAAIQISGCFQIYCRPTYAYFQETGSQSNKSSSQFSLRNRLARLIFTSIYMVLVTLIAAAMPFFGDFVSICGAIGFTPLDFVFPALAYLKAGRTTNNSKHSLLMRPLNILIATWFSIVAVLGCIGAVRFIVVDIKNYKFFHDM, encoded by the exons ATGGAGGAAAGTGGTAAAGGAACATGGAAGCACGCTGCTTTCCATGTTGCCACCACTATTGCCACCCCTGCTGCTTATGCCCCTTTGCCCTTCGCTCTTGCTTCTCTCGGTTGGCCTCTTG GTGTGACTAGTCTGGTGAGTGCAACACTAGTCACCTGGTACTCTAGCTTTTTGATCGCTTCGCTGTGGAAATGGAACGGGGAGAAGCACCTTACCTATAGACATCTTGCACATAGTATTTTCG GATTCTGGGGGTACTGGTCTATTGCCTTTTTTCAGCAGGTAGCTTCTTTGGGAAATAACATTGCCATCCAAATTGCAGCTGGCAGCAGCCTTAAG GCAGTTTACAAGCACTATCATGAGAATGGAACATTGACCCTGCAAcactttattattttctttggaATCTTTGAACTACTTCTCTCTCAGCTTCCGGATATTCACTCACTGAGATGGGTAAATGCCTTGTGTACTTTCAGCACAATTGGTTTTGCTGGTACAACCATTGGTGTTACCATTTACAATG GGAAGAAGATTGATAGGTCATCAGTAACTTATAGCTTGCAGGGTAGTTCTGCTTCTAAGTCCTTCAAAGCATTTAATGCCCTTGGGACCATTGCCTTTTCATTTGGTGATGCAATGCTTCCAGAAATACAG AATACGTTGAGAGAACCTGCAAAGAGGAATATGTACAAAAGCATATCAGCAGCATATACTGTCATTGTTTTGACCTACTGGCAATTGGCCTTCTCTGGATACTGGGCTTTCGGATCAGAAGTCCAACCTTATATTTTAGCTTCATTGTCTATCCCAGAATGGACTGTTGTTATGGCTAATTTATTTGCAGCGATTCAAATATCAGGATGCTTTCAG ATATACTGCAGGCCAACATATGcctattttcaggaaactgggtCCCAGTCCAACAAATCTAGTAGCCAATTTTCCCTTAGAAATCGCCTGGCACGACTTATTTTTACTTCCATATACATGGTTCTTGTTACTCTTATTGCTGCAGCTATGCCCTTTTTTGGAGATTTTGTGTCCATCTGTGGGGCAATCGGGTTCACTCCTTTGGACTTTGTGTTCCCCGCTTTAGCATACCTTAAGGCTGGAAGAACGACCAATAACTCCAAACATAGCCTTTTGATGCgaccattaaatattttaatagctACCTGGTTTTCAATTGTTGCTGTCTTGGGTTGCATTGGTGCAGTCAGATTCATAGTGGTAGATATCAAGAACTACAAGTTCTTCCATGATATGTGA